A single genomic interval of Falco cherrug isolate bFalChe1 chromosome 8, bFalChe1.pri, whole genome shotgun sequence harbors:
- the DYTN gene encoding LOW QUALITY PROTEIN: dystrotelin (The sequence of the model RefSeq protein was modified relative to this genomic sequence to represent the inferred CDS: deleted 2 bases in 1 codon; substituted 1 base at 1 genomic stop codon), with product MKKQFNKWKDKMQLLHNRQEEKSCKIEAKLQSLRASHENLQMKLQQMKQETVLQSSEHPFAQCQNMMPRNPHMLLERRMQGGLNPAQIRSTSRTCVDWKSLNPPSSADRMQLVQMPVVPTAVDFMFSEDPLESVSLQNDRFYMGQYKKAKENQTYLPESTENSLSGIVRNKVLTPTAVQVSPDENEVSEEEQLQQLVMKLKNALSLQAQPAQQSVLQQEFFSTAERVCSSFSDLINQVTSSLXMMEKTILLTASLNY from the exons ATGAAGAAGCAGTTCAACAAGTGGAAGGACAAAATGCAACTTCTTCACAACcgccaggaagaaaaaagctgcaaaatagAGGCAAAGCTCCAAAGCCTGAGAGCAAGTCATGAAAACCTGCAAATGAAGCTGCAGCAGATGAAACAAGAA ACAGTGTTACAGTCATCAGAGCATCCTTTTGCACAGTGTCAGAATATGATGCCAAGAAATCCACATATGCTGCTGGAAAGGAGAATGCAAGGTGGATTAAATCCTGCTCAAATAAGATCTACTTCCAGAACATGTGTGGACTGGAAATCTTTGaatcctcccagctctgccgaTAGAATGCAGCTTGTACAGATGCCTGTGGTTCCCACTGCAGTGGACTTTATGTTCTCAGAAGACCCACTGGAGTCAGTGTCCCTGCAGAATGACAGATTTTATATGGGACagtataaaaaagcaaaagagaatcAAACATACCTGCCTGAATCGACAGAAAATTCCCTCAGTGGCATCGTGAGGAATAAAGTTCTTACCCCCACTGCAGTGCAGGTATCACCTGATGAGAATGAAGTCAGTGAGGAAGAGCAACTGCAGCAGCTAGTGATGAAACTGAAGAATGCATTGTCTCTCCAAGCCCAACCAG CTCAACAGtctgttttgcagcaggagTTCTTCTCTACAGCTGAACGTGTTTGCAGTTCCTTTTCTGACCTCATCAACCAAGTAACTTCA AGCTTGTAAATGATGGAAAAGACCATTCTCCTTACAGCTTCACTGAACTATTGA